In Geopsychrobacter electrodiphilus DSM 16401, a single window of DNA contains:
- the thiL gene encoding thiamine-phosphate kinase, with protein MLTGEFTLIDKISQRASGRAEVRLGIGDDCSALLISPEHELLTSTDLLLEGVHFRLDWTDLRSLGLKAVAVNVSDIAAMGGTPLALYLGVGLPLDFRDAQVEALLDGIFAGLQTYDLSLAGGDTSRSTGPLIISVTVQGSALRNRAITRGGAASGDDLWVSGTLGDSALALRRLQGGCPVSTFLADRHFRPVARVQLGERLLAQKTATAMLDLSDGLCGDLGHMLRASKVGARVELEKIPLSGEFRSAVKADPALFDLALCGGEDYELLFSANITARTEIAEISHEVRLPLQRIGQITSGSERQIYLKNGQVYQPQLTAFDHFSAIKD; from the coding sequence ATGCTCACGGGCGAATTTACGCTGATCGATAAAATTAGTCAGCGCGCGAGCGGTAGAGCCGAGGTGCGGTTGGGGATCGGCGATGATTGTTCCGCGCTTCTGATCTCTCCAGAGCATGAACTGCTGACCAGTACTGATTTGCTGCTGGAGGGTGTTCACTTTCGTCTCGACTGGACCGACCTGAGGAGTCTCGGACTTAAGGCTGTTGCGGTTAATGTCAGTGATATAGCTGCTATGGGCGGAACGCCTCTTGCGCTCTACCTCGGGGTTGGGCTACCGCTCGATTTTAGAGACGCTCAGGTTGAAGCGTTGTTAGATGGAATATTTGCAGGCTTACAAACCTATGATCTGTCGTTGGCCGGAGGCGACACCAGTCGTTCAACTGGGCCCTTGATAATTTCGGTTACGGTTCAAGGGAGCGCTCTGCGGAATCGGGCCATTACTCGCGGTGGTGCCGCTTCGGGTGATGATCTCTGGGTCTCCGGAACTCTCGGTGATAGCGCCTTGGCCTTGCGCCGGCTGCAGGGCGGCTGTCCGGTCTCCACTTTTTTGGCGGATCGGCACTTTCGGCCGGTGGCCAGGGTCCAACTTGGAGAACGACTTTTAGCCCAAAAGACCGCAACGGCGATGCTGGATCTATCCGATGGGCTCTGTGGGGACCTTGGGCATATGCTGAGAGCTTCAAAGGTTGGGGCGCGGGTTGAACTAGAGAAAATTCCTCTTTCCGGGGAGTTTCGTTCGGCGGTTAAGGCAGATCCTGCGTTGTTTGATCTTGCCCTTTGTGGGGGCGAAGATTATGAGCTGCTCTTCAGCGCCAACATCACCGCTCGTACAGAGATCGCAGAGATTTCACACGAAGTGCGGCTCCCCTTGCAGCGGATTGGTCAGATTACCAGCGGTTCAGAACGACAAATTTATTTGAAAAATGGCCAGGTTTACCAACCTCAACTGACCGC
- the pckA gene encoding phosphoenolpyruvate carboxykinase (ATP) translates to MSQLKASDLGLKSVGRLYHNLGYDELFKHEQERQEGAISINGTMMVDTGKFTGRSPKDKYFVQQSPSQENVAWGKINQPVRAEVFDELYADTVEYLSGKDLYVTDGYSGANQDTRKSVRFITEIAWQSHFVKNMFIRPDAADLPGFSPNFRVYNAAGMPNAKWQKHGLNSEVFVIFNIEKNIAIIGGTWYGGEMKKGIFTMMNYWLPLEGILSMHCSANVGKGGDVALFFGLSGTGKTTLSTDAKRKLIGDDEHGWDASGVFNFEGGCYAKCINLSPESEPEIFGAIRRDALLENVVYDDDGIIDYNSGAKTENTRVSYPIEHIDNHEPTLKAGHPQNIIFLTCDAFGVLPPVSKLTKEQAMYYFLSGYTAKVAGTERGVTEPSATFSACFGEAFLPLHPTVYGKLLGQKMEEHGVNAYLVNTGWVGGGYGVGQRMSIKGTRACINAILDGSINDAKFEKTPFFMLSIPKELPGVDTKLLNPRNAWADKELFDATAKKLAGMFVDNFKKYVIKGDVDFTQYGPKL, encoded by the coding sequence ATGAGCCAACTGAAAGCATCAGATCTGGGGCTGAAGAGTGTCGGTCGCCTCTACCACAATCTAGGCTATGACGAACTGTTCAAGCATGAACAAGAGCGTCAGGAGGGGGCTATTTCTATTAATGGCACCATGATGGTCGACACGGGTAAATTTACCGGACGCTCCCCTAAAGACAAGTATTTTGTCCAGCAGTCCCCTTCGCAGGAGAATGTTGCCTGGGGCAAAATTAACCAGCCTGTCAGAGCCGAAGTCTTTGATGAACTCTATGCCGATACTGTTGAATATCTGTCGGGTAAAGATCTCTATGTCACCGATGGTTACAGTGGCGCTAACCAGGATACACGCAAATCGGTGAGATTTATTACCGAGATCGCCTGGCAGTCACATTTTGTCAAGAACATGTTCATCCGACCTGACGCAGCAGATCTCCCTGGTTTTTCCCCTAATTTCAGAGTTTACAACGCAGCTGGGATGCCGAACGCAAAATGGCAGAAGCACGGACTCAACTCCGAAGTCTTCGTCATCTTCAATATTGAAAAGAATATTGCCATCATCGGAGGCACCTGGTATGGCGGGGAGATGAAAAAGGGCATCTTCACCATGATGAACTACTGGCTCCCGTTGGAAGGGATCCTCTCTATGCATTGCTCGGCCAATGTTGGCAAAGGCGGTGATGTGGCGCTGTTCTTCGGCCTCTCCGGCACGGGGAAGACCACTCTATCAACCGATGCCAAGCGTAAATTAATCGGGGATGACGAGCATGGGTGGGATGCTTCAGGGGTCTTTAACTTCGAAGGTGGTTGCTACGCCAAGTGCATTAATCTCTCACCCGAAAGTGAGCCGGAAATCTTTGGCGCCATCAGGCGTGATGCCCTGTTGGAAAATGTCGTTTACGACGATGACGGAATCATTGACTACAACAGCGGCGCCAAGACCGAAAATACCCGAGTCTCCTACCCGATCGAGCATATCGACAACCATGAGCCGACCCTTAAGGCTGGACATCCGCAGAACATTATTTTTCTAACCTGTGACGCTTTCGGCGTACTGCCACCAGTTTCCAAGTTGACCAAAGAGCAGGCGATGTATTATTTCCTTTCAGGCTATACCGCCAAGGTTGCCGGAACCGAGCGCGGCGTGACCGAGCCGAGTGCGACTTTTTCGGCCTGTTTCGGGGAAGCTTTCTTGCCGCTTCACCCAACAGTCTATGGCAAGCTTCTCGGCCAGAAGATGGAAGAACATGGTGTCAACGCCTATCTGGTCAATACCGGATGGGTCGGCGGCGGTTACGGTGTTGGGCAGAGGATGAGTATCAAGGGGACGCGGGCTTGTATTAATGCTATCCTTGACGGGTCAATCAATGACGCGAAATTTGAGAAGACGCCGTTCTTCATGTTGAGCATTCCTAAAGAGCTCCCCGGTGTCGACACCAAGCTACTGAACCCACGTAACGCCTGGGCTGACAAAGAACTCTTTGATGCCACCGCCAAAAAGCTGGCGGGGATGTTTGTCGACAACTTTAAAAAGTACGTGATTAAGGGTGATGTTGACTTTACCCAATACGGGCCGAAGCTCTGA
- a CDS encoding c-type cytochrome, with protein MLTIKEAFFLILLLLLSACGETHKGELPIPPPKLLGNQRQIEQGQLLFKAHCAECHGSLAEGRTHRTAGFSLAAPDFHELRYRTAIPGYLYLRIEHGNRREPFRSAGSVMPPWGQHLSAEQIWELVAFIRYRAGNIPIY; from the coding sequence ATGCTGACGATCAAAGAGGCCTTTTTCCTGATTCTGTTGCTATTGCTGTCCGCTTGTGGTGAGACCCACAAAGGCGAGCTGCCGATCCCGCCGCCAAAACTTTTGGGGAACCAGCGGCAGATCGAACAGGGGCAACTGCTGTTTAAGGCTCATTGTGCCGAATGCCATGGTAGTCTGGCTGAAGGTCGGACCCACCGCACCGCAGGGTTCAGCCTGGCTGCACCAGATTTCCATGAACTTCGCTATCGAACGGCCATTCCTGGATATCTTTACCTGCGTATCGAGCATGGGAACAGAAGAGAACCTTTTCGCAGTGCAGGCTCTGTCATGCCTCCCTGGGGGCAGCACTTAAGTGCGGAGCAAATTTGGGAGCTTGTAGCGTTTATACGCTATCGGGCGGGGAATATTCCGATCTATTGA
- a CDS encoding HyaD/HybD family hydrogenase maturation endopeptidase, whose product MSILVMGLGNLLMSDDGLGSRVITELERRFVPCEEVSLLDGGTLGLDLLPRLEGIEKLLIIDALEMGAEPGVVFRLEGEEVPRAFANKLSVHQMGLQDLLAVAELQGNLPGVLVVIGAQSALVEMRMELSPKVAAAFEEVIAGVLTELKDWGQPLRAA is encoded by the coding sequence ATGTCGATTCTGGTGATGGGCCTTGGTAATCTGCTGATGAGTGATGATGGGCTCGGGAGCCGCGTGATTACCGAACTTGAGAGACGTTTCGTGCCGTGTGAAGAGGTGAGTTTGCTGGATGGTGGTACTCTGGGGCTTGATCTGCTTCCGCGTCTTGAGGGGATCGAAAAACTGTTGATTATCGATGCCCTGGAGATGGGGGCGGAGCCAGGCGTTGTATTTCGTCTTGAAGGGGAAGAGGTTCCACGGGCCTTTGCCAATAAATTATCCGTTCATCAGATGGGACTGCAGGATCTGCTGGCGGTCGCTGAACTTCAGGGGAACCTGCCGGGTGTTTTGGTGGTGATCGGGGCACAGTCGGCTCTGGTCGAAATGCGTATGGAACTGTCACCCAAGGTCGCGGCGGCTTTTGAAGAGGTGATCGCTGGGGTTTTGACTGAACTAAAGGATTGGGGCCAGCCGTTGCGTGCTGCTTGA
- the cybH gene encoding Ni/Fe-hydrogenase, b-type cytochrome subunit gives MLQRRYVWEWPVRLTHWFIVLSIIALSVTGIYIGNPNLSVPKTSSFVMGWMRAVHFGFAYLFAVSFVVRLLWMFFGNKYARWTAFIPWASKEGWRNIIGTFSWYTFLRRKVPYVVGHNALAGIAYSFVFVLFTLQIVSGFALYGQYDPNGLWASVTAPFLSLFSNQGLRLTHHMIMWLLIGFAIHHVYSGWLMDVKEKNGTLGSIFGGYKFIDPKDL, from the coding sequence ATGCTGCAAAGACGCTACGTCTGGGAATGGCCGGTACGCCTGACCCACTGGTTTATTGTCCTCTCGATCATTGCCCTGTCCGTGACCGGGATTTATATTGGCAATCCGAATTTGTCTGTTCCAAAAACCAGCTCATTTGTCATGGGCTGGATGCGTGCGGTCCATTTCGGTTTTGCCTATCTCTTTGCCGTTTCGTTCGTCGTGCGGCTGCTCTGGATGTTTTTTGGGAACAAGTATGCGAGGTGGACGGCTTTTATACCTTGGGCCTCGAAAGAGGGTTGGCGGAATATTATTGGCACTTTCTCCTGGTACACCTTCTTGCGCAGAAAAGTTCCCTACGTCGTTGGGCATAATGCATTGGCGGGCATAGCTTATTCCTTTGTCTTTGTGCTCTTTACGCTGCAGATTGTCAGCGGCTTTGCGCTCTACGGGCAGTACGATCCTAATGGTCTCTGGGCGAGCGTGACGGCACCATTCTTGAGTCTCTTTAGTAATCAGGGGCTGAGGCTGACCCACCATATGATCATGTGGCTACTCATCGGTTTTGCTATCCACCATGTCTACAGCGGCTGGCTGATGGATGTGAAAGAGAAGAATGGCACACTCGGTTCGATCTTCGGCGGCTACAAGTTTATTGATCCGAAGGATCTTTGA
- a CDS encoding nickel-dependent hydrogenase large subunit, translating to MAKKIVVDPITRIEGHLRIEAKVEGGRILDAWSSSTAFRGIETILKGRDPRDAHHFTQRFCGVCTTVHSMASIRAVEDALKIQIPDNARLIRNIIMAIQNMQDHVIHFYHLHALDWVDIVSALSADPQKTAQLAQSVSDWPLSSAKYFKGIQERVKAFVGTGRLGPFSNAYWGHSAYKLPPEANLMAVAHYLEALEWQKDVIKIHAILGSKNPHPQTFLVGGMAIPMDPNSQNALNDDRLALIGKLLKRARKFVENVYIPDLLAVASFYKDWAAIGGGVGNYLSYGDYPMDNSGGTDSLYFQRGVIMGKDIANVLEMDEKKITEYVTNSWYSYSGGDAKGKHPYDGETTPNYTGPKPPYEFLDTDGKYSWVKSPRYMDQPMEVGPLARVLVAYASGNEDAKAIVGHVLKTLGVGPEALFSTLGRTAARGIDCLMLAQKTELWLKQLIDNMGRGILEVHNAEKWDPSTWPKEAQGFGYHEAPRGALGHWIRIEDGAIANYQAVVPSTWNAGPRDAAGQMGPYESALVGTPIANEEQPLEILRTIHSFDPCLACAVHLFDGRGNEIIKVRAL from the coding sequence ATGGCCAAGAAGATTGTAGTTGACCCCATTACCCGCATTGAGGGCCATTTGCGGATTGAGGCGAAAGTCGAAGGGGGGCGCATTCTGGATGCCTGGAGTTCCTCGACGGCCTTTCGCGGCATTGAAACCATTCTGAAAGGGCGTGATCCCCGCGATGCACACCACTTCACCCAGCGCTTCTGTGGAGTCTGTACCACGGTCCATTCGATGGCGAGCATTCGGGCCGTTGAAGATGCGCTAAAGATTCAGATTCCTGACAATGCCCGCCTGATCCGCAACATCATTATGGCGATTCAGAATATGCAGGATCACGTTATTCACTTCTATCACCTGCATGCCTTAGATTGGGTCGATATCGTCAGCGCCCTCTCTGCAGACCCGCAAAAAACTGCTCAGTTGGCGCAATCGGTGTCTGATTGGCCGTTGTCTAGCGCCAAGTATTTCAAGGGGATTCAGGAGCGCGTCAAGGCCTTTGTCGGGACCGGTCGTCTCGGACCTTTTTCGAACGCCTACTGGGGGCATAGCGCCTATAAATTGCCGCCGGAAGCCAATTTGATGGCGGTTGCGCACTATCTGGAAGCCCTTGAATGGCAAAAGGATGTTATCAAGATCCATGCGATTCTTGGCTCTAAAAATCCACATCCCCAGACATTTCTAGTTGGCGGGATGGCGATTCCTATGGATCCGAATAGTCAGAATGCCTTGAACGACGACAGGTTGGCACTGATCGGTAAGTTGCTTAAAAGGGCGCGAAAATTTGTCGAGAATGTCTATATCCCGGATCTGCTGGCGGTGGCTTCTTTTTACAAGGATTGGGCCGCGATTGGTGGTGGGGTTGGTAATTATCTCTCCTACGGCGATTATCCGATGGACAACAGTGGTGGGACAGACAGCCTCTACTTTCAGCGTGGCGTAATTATGGGTAAGGATATTGCCAATGTGCTGGAGATGGACGAGAAGAAGATTACAGAATACGTTACAAATTCATGGTACAGCTACAGCGGTGGCGATGCCAAGGGCAAGCACCCCTACGATGGTGAAACTACGCCCAACTATACCGGGCCTAAACCGCCTTATGAATTCCTGGATACCGACGGTAAATATTCCTGGGTCAAGTCACCGCGATACATGGATCAACCAATGGAAGTTGGGCCTCTGGCTCGCGTGCTGGTGGCATATGCCAGCGGGAATGAAGATGCGAAGGCGATCGTTGGGCATGTTCTCAAGACGCTTGGTGTTGGGCCCGAAGCCCTCTTTTCGACCCTTGGACGGACCGCGGCTCGCGGCATCGACTGTCTGATGCTGGCCCAAAAGACAGAGCTCTGGTTGAAGCAGCTGATCGACAATATGGGGCGCGGCATTCTCGAAGTTCATAATGCCGAAAAATGGGATCCATCTACCTGGCCGAAAGAGGCCCAGGGCTTCGGTTACCATGAAGCACCGCGGGGCGCACTGGGGCACTGGATCCGCATCGAAGATGGCGCAATTGCCAATTACCAGGCGGTGGTGCCTTCGACCTGGAATGCCGGGCCACGTGATGCCGCCGGCCAGATGGGTCCATATGAATCTGCGCTGGTCGGAACACCCATCGCCAACGAGGAGCAACCGCTTGAGATTTTGCGGACTATTCATTCGTTTGATCCTTGTCTCGCCTGTGCGGTTCACTTGTTTGATGGCCGCGGGAATGAAATTATCAAGGTCAGGGCCCTTTAG
- a CDS encoding hydrogenase small subunit, whose product MTSQQQNAQIPEEILRRWETRGVSRRDFMKFCSVMTATLALPMTMMGRIAEAIEADNRPSVIWMEFLGCTGDTEAFLRANEPTATAIILDYLSIDYHETLMAAAGHQAEAARRQTMEKYKGKYIAIVEGSIPTVEGGIHCTIGGNSALNITREVCGNAAATIAVGTCACFGGIPAAAPNPTGAISVSKAVPGATVLNLPGCPLNATNLTATIVHFLTFGKLPATDNLGRPKFAYGKRIHDNCERRAHFDAGQYAEGFGDAGHRQGWCLYKLGCKGPETFHNCPTVRYNEGTSWPVQSGHGCIGCSEPQFWDTMTPFYKRLPNVPGFGIEATADKIGLGIAAATAVAFGAHGVVSALRKDDSGPHEKED is encoded by the coding sequence ATGACGAGTCAGCAGCAAAATGCCCAGATTCCGGAAGAGATTCTGCGGCGCTGGGAAACACGTGGCGTTAGCCGTCGGGATTTTATGAAATTCTGCTCGGTGATGACCGCAACACTCGCTTTGCCGATGACGATGATGGGGAGGATTGCCGAGGCAATTGAGGCCGACAATCGGCCATCCGTGATCTGGATGGAGTTTCTGGGATGCACTGGAGATACAGAAGCCTTCCTGCGCGCTAATGAACCGACAGCAACCGCAATTATTCTTGATTATCTGTCGATCGATTATCATGAAACCCTCATGGCCGCCGCCGGGCACCAGGCCGAGGCCGCCAGACGTCAGACGATGGAGAAGTACAAGGGGAAATATATCGCTATCGTTGAGGGTTCGATCCCGACCGTCGAGGGGGGTATTCATTGCACGATTGGCGGAAACTCTGCCTTGAATATCACGCGTGAAGTCTGCGGCAATGCTGCGGCCACGATTGCGGTAGGTACTTGCGCCTGCTTCGGGGGAATCCCTGCTGCAGCGCCCAATCCAACCGGCGCAATCTCGGTTTCAAAGGCCGTTCCGGGCGCAACTGTGTTGAATTTGCCGGGGTGCCCGCTCAATGCTACTAATCTGACGGCGACCATCGTTCATTTTCTGACTTTCGGCAAACTTCCGGCAACCGACAATCTGGGCCGGCCAAAGTTTGCCTATGGCAAACGGATTCACGACAATTGCGAACGTCGCGCCCATTTTGATGCTGGCCAATATGCCGAAGGTTTCGGCGATGCCGGTCATAGGCAGGGCTGGTGTCTCTACAAGCTGGGCTGCAAGGGACCGGAAACCTTCCATAACTGCCCGACCGTTCGTTATAACGAAGGGACCAGCTGGCCAGTCCAGTCAGGGCATGGCTGCATCGGCTGCAGTGAGCCACAGTTCTGGGATACGATGACGCCATTCTATAAGCGGTTGCCGAATGTCCCAGGTTTTGGAATCGAGGCGACGGCGGATAAGATCGGCCTGGGTATTGCGGCGGCGACGGCGGTGGCCTTCGGGGCCCATGGAGTTGTGAGCGCACTGCGCAAGGATGATTCTGGTCCGCATGAGAAGGAGGATTAA
- a CDS encoding complex I NDUFA9 subunit family protein, translating to MDIFLTGGSGFVGRALCRVLIGRGHSVKCLVRVGSEHRLLESPLIKPVPGDLLNSAQLAELIPGCGAVIQLVGIIREFPAKGITFNSVHRDTTISIVAACQKAGIKRYLHMSANGTRDHAHTAYHRTKWQAEETVRNSDLDWTIFRPSLIYGEEDQFITMISGLIRKLPLVPVIGDGSYRLQPVPVETIAAGFANALSRPKTIGKIYHCGGADCLSYDQLLDEVGRALGKPKVRKLHHPLALMEPLVELLQHLAIFPLTSGQLKMLLEGNCCDNTDWLEDLDLTETSIRKGFEYLKQQ from the coding sequence ATGGACATCTTTTTGACCGGAGGGAGTGGCTTTGTCGGGCGGGCGCTCTGTCGAGTATTAATTGGAAGAGGGCACAGTGTTAAATGCCTGGTCAGAGTCGGATCGGAACATCGACTTCTTGAATCGCCTCTGATTAAACCTGTTCCTGGTGATCTCTTGAATAGTGCTCAGCTTGCAGAACTTATCCCCGGCTGTGGGGCCGTTATCCAACTGGTTGGAATTATCCGTGAATTTCCAGCAAAAGGGATCACCTTCAACAGCGTACACCGAGATACCACCATATCGATTGTCGCAGCGTGCCAGAAGGCCGGGATCAAACGCTACCTGCACATGAGCGCTAACGGGACCCGTGATCATGCTCATACGGCCTACCACCGCACCAAATGGCAAGCCGAAGAAACAGTGCGCAACAGCGACCTCGATTGGACCATTTTTCGCCCTTCACTCATTTATGGAGAAGAAGATCAATTTATCACCATGATTTCGGGTTTAATCCGCAAACTCCCGCTGGTTCCAGTAATCGGTGATGGCTCATATCGTCTACAACCGGTCCCGGTTGAAACCATTGCCGCCGGATTTGCAAACGCCCTTAGCCGACCAAAAACGATCGGCAAAATCTACCACTGTGGTGGTGCAGATTGCCTTAGTTATGATCAACTGCTTGACGAAGTTGGCCGTGCTCTCGGGAAACCCAAGGTCAGAAAACTTCATCACCCACTCGCGCTAATGGAACCTCTGGTTGAATTACTCCAGCACCTTGCCATCTTTCCGCTGACCTCCGGTCAACTAAAGATGCTGCTAGAGGGAAACTGTTGCGACAACACTGACTGGCTTGAAGATCTTGATCTTACAGAGACCAGCATTCGCAAAGGGTTTGAATATCTGAAACAGCAATAA
- a CDS encoding YfaZ family outer membrane protein, protein MKSLIASLLMLLAVSVPCWAGSFSFDFNDNSTQFGYVQKIQAQAYGDTVAKVRYLYNDHTDTNLAGVAGGVIGTPGNIDGLKLGIDVALNGGQATSDQKFMAFGIGLSTQYAPPVIPGFDLEAHLVYSPEIFTFLDCKDYFEWGFGAGYHVLPNAKVTLAFQNIQTQFKNTGNYDLDETVRFGVSFSF, encoded by the coding sequence ATGAAATCACTTATTGCTAGTCTGTTAATGCTTTTGGCTGTAAGCGTTCCATGCTGGGCCGGGAGTTTTTCGTTTGATTTCAACGATAATAGTACCCAGTTCGGGTATGTTCAAAAAATACAAGCACAGGCCTACGGGGACACTGTTGCAAAGGTTCGCTATCTCTATAATGATCACACAGATACTAACCTTGCGGGTGTTGCCGGCGGTGTCATCGGAACTCCAGGGAACATTGATGGATTGAAGTTGGGCATTGATGTGGCGTTGAATGGTGGCCAGGCAACCAGTGACCAAAAATTTATGGCTTTTGGAATTGGATTGTCAACTCAGTATGCCCCTCCGGTTATACCAGGGTTTGACCTCGAGGCTCACCTGGTCTATTCACCTGAAATTTTTACTTTTCTGGATTGCAAGGATTATTTCGAGTGGGGATTCGGAGCGGGGTATCATGTCTTGCCGAATGCGAAAGTCACTCTGGCATTTCAAAATATCCAGACCCAGTTCAAAAACACTGGAAATTATGATCTCGATGAAACAGTTCGCTTCGGGGTGAGTTTCTCGTTCTGA
- a CDS encoding GntR family transcriptional regulator has translation MKSKFIERHQTLREKILETIREAILKGTLRPGEKVAEPELAERFGISRTPIREAFRQLESEGYLTVIPRKGAVVTALSEQDVQEFYAIKSILEGYAAELAATRLTIKDIEKLQTINEKLRNLAVDGDVKAFFRIHNEFHDLFVRAAGNHKLAELITQLGMKFNRLRMASLSISGRMSISVVEHDRLIEAFKNQDGDLAEDLVKQTAAIGGQVLLEGMTDAGQGRASSLDQRNDG, from the coding sequence TTGAAAAGTAAATTTATCGAAAGGCATCAGACCTTACGTGAGAAGATTCTTGAGACAATTCGAGAAGCCATTCTTAAAGGGACACTAAGGCCGGGGGAGAAGGTAGCTGAGCCTGAATTGGCTGAACGATTCGGAATCAGTCGCACCCCAATTCGTGAAGCTTTTCGTCAACTTGAATCCGAAGGCTACCTAACTGTTATTCCGCGTAAAGGGGCAGTAGTGACCGCTCTTTCCGAGCAGGATGTCCAGGAGTTTTATGCGATTAAGAGTATCCTCGAAGGTTATGCTGCTGAGTTGGCAGCAACTAGATTGACGATCAAGGATATCGAGAAGCTGCAAACAATTAATGAAAAACTTAGAAATCTGGCCGTTGATGGCGATGTTAAGGCTTTTTTCCGGATTCACAACGAATTTCACGATCTGTTTGTGCGCGCCGCCGGCAATCATAAACTGGCCGAACTGATTACCCAACTGGGGATGAAATTTAACCGTTTGCGCATGGCGTCCCTCTCAATTTCGGGACGCATGAGTATCTCGGTGGTCGAGCATGACAGATTAATTGAGGCGTTTAAAAATCAGGATGGTGATCTGGCTGAAGATCTGGTAAAACAGACCGCTGCGATTGGTGGCCAGGTTTTATTGGAGGGTATGACCGATGCTGGCCAGGGGCGAGCGTCAAGTCTTGATCAACGTAACGACGGTTAA
- a CDS encoding potassium channel family protein: MDPMRKFCFSLLTLFIVILGGTIGYTLVEGWPPFESLYMTVITVATVGFKEIHELSDHGKIFTIILIIFGASSLAYTLGTLFQFMVEGQLRTILGRKKLEKKIEALKGHYIVCGYGRIGQLICREFGAKPVPFIVVEQDAELCMKLDENGQLYVHGDATRDEVLLRAGINQAKGLITAVTSDSANVYITLTARGLNPDMFILARASEEGSEIKLKRAGANKVVSPYTIGATRMAHAMLRPSVVDFIEIATGDQELELQLEEIRVLPASALAGTTLLSSNIRKKHGIIIVGIRKDGAKILFNPGSDTLIAAGDTLITLGERPAIKELERIASGGSSVF, encoded by the coding sequence ATGGATCCAATGCGTAAATTTTGTTTTTCTCTTTTGACCCTGTTCATCGTTATCCTTGGCGGTACGATCGGTTATACCCTGGTTGAAGGCTGGCCCCCCTTTGAATCGCTTTATATGACGGTTATTACAGTAGCTACTGTCGGTTTCAAGGAGATCCATGAGCTCTCAGACCATGGAAAAATATTTACCATTATACTGATCATCTTCGGCGCCAGCAGTCTGGCATATACCCTTGGGACTCTGTTTCAATTTATGGTTGAAGGGCAGTTACGCACGATTCTGGGGAGGAAGAAATTGGAAAAAAAAATTGAAGCCCTGAAGGGCCATTATATTGTCTGCGGTTATGGCCGCATCGGCCAGCTTATCTGTCGCGAATTTGGCGCGAAACCCGTCCCCTTTATCGTCGTTGAGCAGGACGCCGAACTCTGCATGAAACTCGATGAAAATGGTCAACTCTATGTTCACGGCGATGCCACCCGCGACGAAGTTTTGTTGCGCGCCGGAATTAACCAGGCCAAAGGGTTGATAACCGCCGTCACCTCTGATTCTGCCAACGTCTATATTACCCTGACGGCCCGAGGGTTGAACCCCGACATGTTCATTCTTGCTCGCGCCAGTGAGGAAGGTTCCGAAATAAAGCTGAAACGTGCCGGTGCCAATAAAGTCGTTTCGCCGTACACCATCGGAGCCACACGCATGGCACACGCTATGCTCCGTCCATCGGTGGTCGATTTTATTGAGATTGCCACCGGGGACCAGGAGTTGGAATTACAACTCGAAGAGATCAGGGTCCTGCCCGCTTCAGCACTCGCCGGTACCACCCTGCTCTCTTCTAATATCCGTAAAAAACATGGCATCATCATCGTCGGCATCCGCAAAGATGGCGCAAAAATTTTATTTAACCCTGGATCGGACACCCTGATTGCCGCAGGAGACACCCTGATTACCTTAGGTGAACGTCCCGCGATCAAGGAACTCGAACGCATTGCATCTGGAGGGTCTTCTGTTTTCTGA